GGACACCTTATCGGCATACTGCTGCTTCAATTCCAGATCCTTTAGCGAGGCCAAATTGATATCAACGGTCAGCAGAGCTGATTGGGCAGCCGCTTCGAAGAGGATGGCGCTGATGCCGAGATCGGAAATGACATTTTTGTTCGAGGTCTCGGCGATATTATATACACACTCTATACCAGTCCTGCACACTTCCATAAGCTGAACCGGGACTTCAATCGCATTGATCGTGGCCTCATGGATCTCCTGCTTACGAGCCAACTTCTCCTCCTCCGTGTCCTTCGGCAGCTTCAGAGCGTCCATGTAGTTGTTAAAAGAAGCGATATCGCTATCAAATAACTCCCTGCACTCCTCGTTCAGGCGATTCATCGTATACATCACTGCGGAGATTTGCGGTTCGATATCAGCGAACTTCTCCCCTTGCGATAAATTGCCTACCATCGAGGTCATTGCGGTGCCGAGTACAGCCACAAGCGCTGCAACACTGCCGCCGCCCGGGGTAGGACTTGAACTGCTTGCCTTACTTACGAAGCTATCAATAGAATCTAGCCATGTAATCTCACTCATGCTTGCCAGCCTCCTCACGTTGAATCTCCATAGCCTTCAGTAGATTCTCGTACAAAATAGAGGTCGTTAATGTACCAACACCGCCCGGTACAGGCGATATCGCTTGCACGTGGTCAGCTACGTCAGTCGCGACATCCCCTACCATCTTTCCATCCTCCGCTTCATTAATCCCTGCATCAATAACGACCAAGTCTGCATGAACCATTTGCTTGCTCACTACTTCGGCTCGTCCAACGGCCACAAATGCAATCTCAGCATGACTTAAATGTGAAGCGATGTCCGGGGTACGAGAATGACATACGGTCACCGTGGCATTCTCTCGCTGCAGTAAATGAAATAGCGGCATCCCTACCGTTTGCCCCCGGCCAACCAAAGTAACGTTCTTGCCTGCCAAGCTATAGCCATAATACTTAAGCAGCTTGATGCATGCCTGTGGTGTAGCAGGATAAAGTCCGGCTTCTCCGGTTACAGTAGCTAATTTATTCGCCGGTGTTACGCCGTCCACGTCCTTCTGTGGTGAAATCGCCTGCTCGATTTTAGCCGCAGAAATTTGCTTAGGCAGGGGTAGCTCCAGCATAATCCCATGTACCTTCGGATCCTGATTCAACTCAGCAACCAGCTGCAGGATCTCCGCTTCCGTTACCTCCGCATGAAAATCATGAAGCGTGAACTGAACGCCCAGCTTCTCGGCGATTCTCTGCTTGGCCTTGGCATAATAGGCAGAGGCCGGATCTCCTTCAACCAGGATCGTTGCCATATGGGGCTTAATCCCCTGGGTTTTCAGTTCCTCTACTTTTGCCCGAATCGTCTCATATACTTGATCCGCCGCCTCTTTTGCCTTCATAAGCAATGTCATTTTAAGCATCCTCCCCATCATTTTGTTGGACCAATCTATCCACTTGCTCGCAAAAAAAGCAAAAAAAGCATCAACGAGCGCCCCGTCAAATTGACGAGACGTCCGAAGATACTTTTCCCCAGGCGAACGGAAACGTTTATCAGCCATATGCTCCCTCGTGGTTAATTCCACTTGCTTCGCCAGTCACATACAGCACTATTTCTTTCATATTAGCAAAAATTTGAACGAATGAAAACCTGCGGTCGAAAAATTCCATAATAAACCAGTATGTGGTCGACAGAACCATTTTTCTATGTTATCGTACCTATTAATAAGGCATTTCGTTCCGCTGAGAACGAAGTGCCTTAGCGCGTATTTATACGACTTTTTACATTAAATGTATTAAGGATGGTGATGTGATGGTGCTCATGCTTCCCCAGCTACGGGGGGCGAAATCCGTAGTCATATAGACGATAGATTTTGAGGGCATTGAATACCAACTATTTCAGAGGAGTGTAGTATGATGAGAACATGTTTTCAAGTTGAAGAACGTATACCTATGAATCGAACGGGATTGAAGCGACTGAGGAATTCGGGACGGCTTCCTGCTGTTGTATTCGGATCTGGCACAGATAATCAGAACATCCATTTGTCCACGAAGGAATTCGGTAAATGGATAAGACGAGGCAGTGGCGGTATTATTGAACTGAATCTTGAAAATCATGACTCGATTCCTGTTCTTCTGGAGGCGATTCAGCGCGATCCGGTAACACAGGAATATATTCATGTGGATTTCCTTCGTGTCAAGAAAGATGAACTGGTGCGGACCAAGGTCAACATCGAGTTCGCTGGTACTCCGAGAGGTACGAAGCTGGGCGGGATCGTCCAAACCCAAAGTACCTTTATTGAAATCGAATCCTTCCCGGACAAGATTCCAGGTTCGATTATCGTGGATATCAGTCATCTTGAAATCGGGGAATCCATCCACGTTGGCGACATTGAGCTTCCAGATGGGCTCGTCCTGATCTCGGCCACGAACGAGCTGCTTGTCTCGGTAGTGACTCCGAAGGTTCAGGCAGAGGATATCGAGGCGACCGTCGAAGCTTAATATATAAATTAAACTATTACAGTTATGCCTTGACTTATTTAACCTGTTTCAGTATAATCCCAATAAATTGAAAATTATGAAAAGCAATGAAGAGAAAGAGTACCAAAGGCTAACTTTTAACAGAGAGCTCCCCTCGCTGAAAAGGAGCAAAGAGAAACTTTGGGAATATGGTCTCAGAGCTGCGCATCGAAACCTCATCTGGTTGTAGGCTGCGCCGGAACCCGCATCCGTTAGTGTGCTAGGGTATAAACGCATAACAGCGTCGTACCTGAAGAGGTGAATGCCGCAAGGCATGAATGAATTTGGGTGGTACCACGTGAGCACAACTCTCGTCCCTTTTGGGATGAGAGTTTTTTGCGTTTTCATAAACAATAAAATCAAGGAGGAGACAAAATGGCGAATATTTTTATTGGTGGAGCATGGCCTTATGCTAACGGTTCATTGCATTTAGGAAGGTTAGCAAGTGTATTGCCTGGTGACGTACTAGCACGTTATTTTAGGGCAAAAGGAGATAATGTACTATACGTATCCGGCAGTGATTGTCACGGTACCCCTGTTTCTGTTCAGGCGAGCCAAGCAGGGATTTCTCCCCAAGAGATTGCATCTAAATTTCATGAGGAATTTACAAATTGCTTCACTAAACTGGGATTCACTTATGACCTGTATACACGAACAGATCAACACTATCACCATCGCATCGTGCAGGAGTTATTCCTTGAGCTGCTAAATAACGGTTATCTATACCGAAAGACCGAACGCCAAGCATATTGTGAGACAGAGCAGCGCTTCTTGCCAGATCGATACGTTGAAGGTACTTGTCCGGTTTGTGGAAGCCATGCTCGTGGAGATCAATGTGATGCTTGTTCAACATTACTTGATCCCTCTAAATTGCTGGATAGGACCTGCAAGACCTGTGGTGATCCCCCAAGCGAAAGACCGACAGAACACTTTTACCTCGAGCTCTCCAAGTTTCAGGCTGAAATAATGGATTACGTGGGAAAAGCTCATAAATGGGGAGATAATGCGATTAAATTAACACGACGCTATCTGGAGGATGGGTTGCAGGATCGTGCGGTTACTCGAGATTTAGAATGGGGCGTTAATGTTCCAGTCGATGGATACAACAACAAGAAAATCTATGTATGGATTGAAGCGGTAAGTGGGTATTTATCAGCTAGTAAGCAATGGGCAAAAGAATACAATAGCAATTGGGAACCATTCTGGAAAGATAGTAAGGACAGCCTTACAGCCTATTATGTCCACGGCAAGGACAATATCCCTTTTCATACCATCATATGGCCTGCGATCCTTTTAGGAGTAAAAGGTCTCCATCTTCCTGATCGGATCATCTCGAGCGAATATTTAACCTTGGAGGGCAAAAAATTCTCTACGAGTCGAAACTGGGCCGTATGGCTTCCTGACATATTAAGCAGATATGATTCAGATTCTATACGTTATTTTTTGATTGCTAACGGTCCAGAGAAACGGGACACCGATTTTTCCTGGAGAGAATTTATCTATAGCCATAACGGAGAATTGCTCGGCGCATTTGGTAACTTTGTTAACCGTACACTGGCTTTTATTAATAAATCCTTTAATGGTCATGTCCCCAATGGAAGGCTAGAGGGAGAATATGTTACGGATATCAATCACTTATATCAACAGTCTGGAGCCTTAATTGAAGATGGTCAGCTGAAAGAGGCTCTAGAACTCATATTTAGATTTGTACGCCAATCCAATAAATTTTTTGATGAACAAAAGCCTTGGGCTCAGTTCAAACAAAATAAAGAGCTATGCGGGAACACACTCTACCATTGCGTTCAGATAATCGCGAATCTGGCTAATTTACTCCAGCCTTTTTTACCTTTTTCTTGCGAGAAAATAAGAGGATTTCTTAACTTAGGACCTGCGAGTTGGAGTTTCATTTCCGTTCCAGTAAATCAACAAATCAATAAAATAGATCTCCTATTTGAACGGATAGATCCTAAACAGATAGATGAAGAAGTCCATCGGTTGCATAAACAGAAACAATAAGATTATTAGGGGCAAACTGCCCCTCCCCTTACTTTTCCATCTCCTTCACCCTATACCAATACCTATAAATCTCCGCATACCCAATCTTTTCATACAGCCGCCGGGCAGGCGCATTATTAGCAACCACCGCTAAATAGCTGTGCCTAGCTCCATGCTGCTTGCCCCATTGTAGTAAATGAAGAATCATCTGTTCCGCATAGCCCTGATTCCGGTAATCCGGGTCTGTAACAATATCGAACAATCCAAGATATTCCCGCTCTATCACTCCGTAGCCGCAGGCCACGGCTCTGCCATCAACATACAAGCTAATCATGGCCTTGCGGGTCTTGATATTGCCCAGCATGGTGACCATCGTCGCTTTGTATTCATCCTTAACCTGACTCATTCGGTAAAAAGTATTGATCCACTCCGAGTCGGCCTCTCCGCTTACCTTCACTGATCCCAGTCGCGGCTGCCTGATATGCTTCAGGTCCAGCACCTGAACACTAGTGATATCAAGCTGCGAATATCCCCGTTCCGCTAACACTTCGTCCAAATGCGCCGGACGTACGAATGGAGTTATTTTATAAATCACAGGAAGCAATTGATCTCCATACAGTCGCTCGCACTCGCCTATCTTCTGATGTAGATCATCGGTTGAACCATAGATTGGACTTATCGAATTGGCTCGCTTCGTATATCCGTCCGCAAACCGCAGCAACCAACCATCATACAATAACGTAGATAACGATGGCCAATGATTCAATGATAATTCCTCAATCGATCTACTATCCATTGATTTTCCCCTCTTTATACTTTCAAATTATAATACTATTATATGAATAAATATTCAATATAATGAATCTCCTACTATTCCAGTATTCTTGCATAATCCAATATTTATTGATATATTACCAAAGATGGATTCTTAAATAGGAATCATTATTTTTAAACAAGCAGGTGAATATAACAAATGGGCATACTCAAAGAATTTAAAGAATTTGCGCTTAAAGGCAATGTACTTGATCTAGCTGTCGGCGTTGTCATCGGTGGTGCTTTTGGTAAAATCGTCGCTTCTCTCGTCAGTGATATCATTATGCCACTGGTCGGTATTCTTCTTGGCGGCATTAACTTGTCTGGATTGGTCTTGACCATTGGAGATGCCCCACTGACTTACGGCGCATTTCTACAGACCGTTATTGATTTCCTGATCGTCTCAGCAGCTATCTTCCTATTCATCAAGGCTATTAATAAATTCAAACGCAAAGAAGAGACTCAGCCCGCTGCGGAGGAAGCTCCTAAGCCATCGAATGAAGAAGTCTTGCTCACAGAAATTCGCGATTTGCTCAGACAGCAAAATAACAAAACGGCTGAATAACAATCAACTATTGCTAAGAGAGGATGCTTGCCATGATTAGGTGGGTATCTTCTTTTTCTATGCGATGGACAGAAATTTATCCCAGTAGAAGAAAAAATAGGTGTACAGTATAAAATTACATATGAAAAGAGGTTATTACCATGTTCCGTATGCGCCATAAAACAGATTCCGGGGCGCCAGTGGCTCTCACCGAATCCGATCTTACCTCTGTGCAAGCGCTTCAACAGAAGCTATCCTTCCTGCAAATCAGTCAGTCAGATCTGAACAATCTGCGCAAGATTACGGAATTAATCGATAATCTGGCCAAGCCTATTACCGATAGCAACTATGATATGCTGTTCCGAATTCCCGAAATGCTACAAATTATTAATGATCACAGTACCAGAGAGCGTCTATCGAAGACATTTATTGAATATCTGAAATCAATCCCGAGAATAGAGTTTAACGAAGAATATATCATTTCCCGTAAAAAAATCGGCTTCATCCATAATCGTATCAAGCTGTCGCCTGAATGGTTCATCGGATCTTATACAAGAATCTACGAGATTCTCGTTCCGGCCATCGTCCGTAAGTTCTCACGGGCCAGCGAAGTTGCTGAGATTATCATTTCCTTGCAGCGCATACTGATGCTAGATTCTCAGCTTGTGCTTGAAGCCTACAACGAAGCCCACGACTTCCAGTACATAGAGACCAACAGCCAGATCATCGAAGAACTGATTCAAATGGATAAAGTAAAACCGCTGATCGATTCCGTGAACCTGTCGCTACAGGAGACGACGAATATTAGCTCCGCGGCTCAGGAACTGACTGCTTCGATCCAGGAGGTGGCCGATCATTCCGTTCAGCTAAGCGATCAATCCGAAGACATGATGAGACAGGCCAAGCAAGTAGAGCATTCCGTTCGAGAGGCACTTCAGGACTTCTCCGATACGGCCCAGGATGTCTCACGTTCCAGCCAGCACTTCGAGCAATTTCTACAATCGGTTCATAGTATTACGGATATTATCAGCGTTATCAATAATGTTGCCAATCAGACCAATCTGCTTGCCCTAAATGCATCCATTGAAGCAGCTAGAGCCGGAGAGCAGGGTCTTGGCTTCGCTGTCGTAGCGAGTGAAGTGCGCAAGCTGTCAGAACAGACTAAGGAAGCCGTTGGACAAATTACCAAGGTGATCACAACATTCACTGATACGGCCAAAAGAATTGGAGAGGAGACGAAGTCGATGGGTTCACATATCACTGAGCGCGTAGAGACAACGAGTGAAGCGATTGACAGTCTGGAGCAGATTATGGAACGCATTGAGGGCTTCCGTGATTTCACGGCCAATGTCGCCTCAATTGTTGAACAACAGGCCGCAGCTACAAGCGATATTACTGAACGAACCTCCACTTTGCTTCGTCACCAGGAGGAAATCCAACAATTCGCCAGCGCGACGGGTAAGGATATTTACGAGGTAAGCCGCAAAGTTGACTCCTTACGATTGAAAGCGCTTAAAATAAACTCTCAGCTCAGCCACTCGCAAATATTGCGTACCGTAAAAACAGATCATCTGTTATTACGCTGGTGGGTATACAATGCTGCACTTGGCTTCCGTCATGCGGATCACCAAGGAGACGAGATTCAAGAGCCTTGCCGATTAACTCAATGGAATGAGCAGAACAAGGACAACTCTAAGCTAGCATCCCTGTCCACTTTTCGCTCTTTAGAGGAACGGCACGAAAGTGTCCATCATCTAGCTAATGAAGCTATGGGTTATATTCAATCCAACCAGCATGTGCAAGCGGACAAGCGGATCATAGAATTGGAGCTTGCTTCACAAAATATGGTTGAGACGCTCGACCAGCTTCAGCAGGAGATCATTCAACAAGCGCGCAGCAAACAAGCATAATCTACTTTTTTCGATAGCCAGAGATCCTATTAAAGCAGGATTTCAGGCTGATTTTAGGACGACCTAACTATTATGTCATCATTGCCAGAAATAGCGTCGGTAGCAGTCTACCCTCCACCCAAACTAGTACAAAACAGCGCGATGCTCCTGCACCGGCCTTCGGCGACTTGAAACCGCAATACCATCATAATCGGTTAATAAGACTCACTGAACAAGCAAAACCGTCCGGTAAGATATTTACCAGGCGGTTTATTTTTTGAATGCAGTGGAATAAGTCTTTACTTCTAATTAGACATATATTAAATTAGGTGTATATTAAATTATATTTTTTAACGACATATTGGCAGAGGTGATAGCTAATGCAGCTGGACAAAATCGTTGCTTACCATAAAGCGCTGGCCGATCCAACCCGGATCAAAATATTGATCCTGCTGGCTGAGGGCGAGCTGAACGGGCAGGTGCTAGCCGAGAAGTTATTCGTTACGCCGGCCACGATCACGCATCATGCGGCCAAGCTTCGCGCCGCGAGTCTGATCCATGAACGCCGCGAGAAGAATACGATCTATTTCTCACTGAACCACTATTTTATCAACGCTTATGGAACCGCGACGGCCAACATCATTTATAAGAATGCTACTCGGCTGCCCGAAGGAGAGGATCATCCGATGGAAGATCGAAATCAAAAGCTTAAGCAATCTGTGCTATCCAATTTCTTCACGTCAGCGGGAAGATTGCAGCATATTCCGGCTCAACTGAAGAAGAAGTTAATCGTGCTGGAGCATATGATCAGCGGCTTAGAGCAAGGACGTAGCTATACTGAGAAAGAAATCAATGAATTTATCAAGCAATATCATGATGACTTTGCAACGATCCGGCGGGAGTTCATCATGCATCAATTCATGAGTCGCGAGAACGGAATATACACCATGAACCCTCCAGAGATGTGGATGAAATGGGAGACGTTGAATTAAACGAGACCTCCACTTTCTATTCCCAGTTATCCGTGCAGATGCTGTATAGCAAAAAAACAACCACAATCCCTTAATCAGGGACTATGGTTGTTTCTTACTTTAACGGCAAGTATTATTTACGTTCAATAATAATCCAGCCATCTGCATCCTTCGTTACTGTTGCGCCCAGTGATTCAGCAATAAAGCGAAGCGGTACATAGGTAGTACCATCGCTATGAACGAATACAGGCTGTGGCAGTGTAACAGCCTGGCCGCCGATTGTTGCCTTGTCGGAGCCAACCGTTAGCATAATTTCCCGACCGTTAAGATCATCGATGATAACGATTTGTTTGGAACCCTTGTTCCACTTCACTTCTGCATCCAGTTGTTCAGACAAATAGCGTAGCGGTGCAAAGGATACATTTTTCTTGGAAATGATGCCGTCGTACTCATCCTCGGGATCAAGCCAAATCAGTTTCTCTGTGATCTTCAAATCATTCTTGAGTGTCTTATACGCCAAAGAGTCTGCTTCGAAATTACGCAGCATCTGTCCTGGAGTAAAGTCTCCCTCTGTAATATCAAGCACGCCTGCACTTGTATCGATCTTGTCGATCGATACTTCAGCGCCGATGTTCCAGACCTCGCTCTCCGTATGAAGCTTGATGGCCGAGAACGGAACATACTCATCAGCAGGAAGTGCGATGGCAAGATCAAGGTTTTGTTTGCGAATATTTTGTTTACCATCGAAGTATAGATCCAAGTTCAATGTGGAATTTTTGCCGAGTACCGTCGTCAGCTCTGGAGTTTCCTTCAGGGCTTCCTCCAGACTGGCATCATAATTGTTCAGGAACTCATTCAGGCTCTCAATCAATTCACCATGGATCGCCCCAACAGTGGCTCCCTTAGAGCCAACCGGAAGATCCGTTCCTACATCATAACCCTCTTCTTCCATCGAAGTGAAGACCGGATAAAAAGTATCGTAGAAAGCGTTAATCAGTTCCTTCAGACCTGCCTCATCTTTCACTACTTCTGTCAAGAATGGCTTAACCATCGCCAACAGCTCTTCACCATTCACTTCAACGTGAAGATTCGTCAAAGCCAATGATTCTCCATTCACTTTGTCTTGAACCTGCTTCACGGTCAGCTTCGTCGGATTTGGAGCATGGTTGATAGCAAATTGGACTACCTTCTGGGAGAAGCCTTGAATCTTCTCTTCATATTGACTCATATCCGGGTATCCCAGCTCGCTGTCATCCAGCGATATGTAGAGCGGTTGCTTGGCTCCTTCCAATTGAATCGCCATTCCATGTTTGTCCATGGACAATTGATAAGGCAATTCCTTGCCTTGGAATCCAACAGACCCTTTTATCGATGCAGT
The window above is part of the Paenibacillus lutimineralis genome. Proteins encoded here:
- a CDS encoding cyclodeaminase/cyclohydrolase family protein, with protein sequence MSEITWLDSIDSFVSKASSSSPTPGGGSVAALVAVLGTAMTSMVGNLSQGEKFADIEPQISAVMYTMNRLNEECRELFDSDIASFNNYMDALKLPKDTEEEKLARKQEIHEATINAIEVPVQLMEVCRTGIECVYNIAETSNKNVISDLGISAILFEAAAQSALLTVDINLASLKDLELKQQYADKVSSLMQQISDLKNKASRTIQDRIQS
- a CDS encoding bifunctional 5,10-methylenetetrahydrofolate dehydrogenase/5,10-methenyltetrahydrofolate cyclohydrolase, with product MTLLMKAKEAADQVYETIRAKVEELKTQGIKPHMATILVEGDPASAYYAKAKQRIAEKLGVQFTLHDFHAEVTEAEILQLVAELNQDPKVHGIMLELPLPKQISAAKIEQAISPQKDVDGVTPANKLATVTGEAGLYPATPQACIKLLKYYGYSLAGKNVTLVGRGQTVGMPLFHLLQRENATVTVCHSRTPDIASHLSHAEIAFVAVGRAEVVSKQMVHADLVVIDAGINEAEDGKMVGDVATDVADHVQAISPVPGGVGTLTTSILYENLLKAMEIQREEAGKHE
- a CDS encoding 50S ribosomal protein L25, producing the protein MRTCFQVEERIPMNRTGLKRLRNSGRLPAVVFGSGTDNQNIHLSTKEFGKWIRRGSGGIIELNLENHDSIPVLLEAIQRDPVTQEYIHVDFLRVKKDELVRTKVNIEFAGTPRGTKLGGIVQTQSTFIEIESFPDKIPGSIIVDISHLEIGESIHVGDIELPDGLVLISATNELLVSVVTPKVQAEDIEATVEA
- the metG gene encoding methionine--tRNA ligase, which encodes MANIFIGGAWPYANGSLHLGRLASVLPGDVLARYFRAKGDNVLYVSGSDCHGTPVSVQASQAGISPQEIASKFHEEFTNCFTKLGFTYDLYTRTDQHYHHRIVQELFLELLNNGYLYRKTERQAYCETEQRFLPDRYVEGTCPVCGSHARGDQCDACSTLLDPSKLLDRTCKTCGDPPSERPTEHFYLELSKFQAEIMDYVGKAHKWGDNAIKLTRRYLEDGLQDRAVTRDLEWGVNVPVDGYNNKKIYVWIEAVSGYLSASKQWAKEYNSNWEPFWKDSKDSLTAYYVHGKDNIPFHTIIWPAILLGVKGLHLPDRIISSEYLTLEGKKFSTSRNWAVWLPDILSRYDSDSIRYFLIANGPEKRDTDFSWREFIYSHNGELLGAFGNFVNRTLAFINKSFNGHVPNGRLEGEYVTDINHLYQQSGALIEDGQLKEALELIFRFVRQSNKFFDEQKPWAQFKQNKELCGNTLYHCVQIIANLANLLQPFLPFSCEKIRGFLNLGPASWSFISVPVNQQINKIDLLFERIDPKQIDEEVHRLHKQKQ
- a CDS encoding GNAT family N-acetyltransferase; the encoded protein is MDSRSIEELSLNHWPSLSTLLYDGWLLRFADGYTKRANSISPIYGSTDDLHQKIGECERLYGDQLLPVIYKITPFVRPAHLDEVLAERGYSQLDITSVQVLDLKHIRQPRLGSVKVSGEADSEWINTFYRMSQVKDEYKATMVTMLGNIKTRKAMISLYVDGRAVACGYGVIEREYLGLFDIVTDPDYRNQGYAEQMILHLLQWGKQHGARHSYLAVVANNAPARRLYEKIGYAEIYRYWYRVKEMEK
- the mscL gene encoding large conductance mechanosensitive channel protein MscL, which codes for MLKEFKEFALKGNVLDLAVGVVIGGAFGKIVASLVSDIIMPLVGILLGGINLSGLVLTIGDAPLTYGAFLQTVIDFLIVSAAIFLFIKAINKFKRKEETQPAAEEAPKPSNEEVLLTEIRDLLRQQNNKTAE
- a CDS encoding globin-coupled sensor protein: MFRMRHKTDSGAPVALTESDLTSVQALQQKLSFLQISQSDLNNLRKITELIDNLAKPITDSNYDMLFRIPEMLQIINDHSTRERLSKTFIEYLKSIPRIEFNEEYIISRKKIGFIHNRIKLSPEWFIGSYTRIYEILVPAIVRKFSRASEVAEIIISLQRILMLDSQLVLEAYNEAHDFQYIETNSQIIEELIQMDKVKPLIDSVNLSLQETTNISSAAQELTASIQEVADHSVQLSDQSEDMMRQAKQVEHSVREALQDFSDTAQDVSRSSQHFEQFLQSVHSITDIISVINNVANQTNLLALNASIEAARAGEQGLGFAVVASEVRKLSEQTKEAVGQITKVITTFTDTAKRIGEETKSMGSHITERVETTSEAIDSLEQIMERIEGFRDFTANVASIVEQQAAATSDITERTSTLLRHQEEIQQFASATGKDIYEVSRKVDSLRLKALKINSQLSHSQILRTVKTDHLLLRWWVYNAALGFRHADHQGDEIQEPCRLTQWNEQNKDNSKLASLSTFRSLEERHESVHHLANEAMGYIQSNQHVQADKRIIELELASQNMVETLDQLQQEIIQQARSKQA
- a CDS encoding metalloregulator ArsR/SmtB family transcription factor, whose amino-acid sequence is MQLDKIVAYHKALADPTRIKILILLAEGELNGQVLAEKLFVTPATITHHAAKLRAASLIHERREKNTIYFSLNHYFINAYGTATANIIYKNATRLPEGEDHPMEDRNQKLKQSVLSNFFTSAGRLQHIPAQLKKKLIVLEHMISGLEQGRSYTEKEINEFIKQYHDDFATIRREFIMHQFMSRENGIYTMNPPEMWMKWETLN
- a CDS encoding copper amine oxidase N-terminal domain-containing protein, whose amino-acid sequence is MIKRMKWLAIPMALLLVMLTGCQAVGGLDINKALANSMNPLSSESKQKISIELVPAAGISAEDQKMIDLINSLYLTIDSGKVQDKTTASIKGSVGFQGKELPYQLSMDKHGMAIQLEGAKQPLYISLDDSELGYPDMSQYEEKIQGFSQKVVQFAINHAPNPTKLTVKQVQDKVNGESLALTNLHVEVNGEELLAMVKPFLTEVVKDEAGLKELINAFYDTFYPVFTSMEEEGYDVGTDLPVGSKGATVGAIHGELIESLNEFLNNYDASLEEALKETPELTTVLGKNSTLNLDLYFDGKQNIRKQNLDLAIALPADEYVPFSAIKLHTESEVWNIGAEVSIDKIDTSAGVLDITEGDFTPGQMLRNFEADSLAYKTLKNDLKITEKLIWLDPEDEYDGIISKKNVSFAPLRYLSEQLDAEVKWNKGSKQIVIIDDLNGREIMLTVGSDKATIGGQAVTLPQPVFVHSDGTTYVPLRFIAESLGATVTKDADGWIIIERK